The following coding sequences are from one Saccopteryx bilineata isolate mSacBil1 chromosome 3, mSacBil1_pri_phased_curated, whole genome shotgun sequence window:
- the ITPRIPL1 gene encoding inositol 1,4,5-trisphosphate receptor-interacting protein-like 1 isoform X2: protein MYVVHHPLMVSDRMDLSTLARSRQLEKRMSEEMRQLEREFEERKRAAEQKQKAENFWRGDTSRDQLVLERKDMGWPFQAKGQEGPLSWVLGNLWNAGLFCLFLIFELLRQNMQHEPAFDSSSDDEEEEVRVVPVTSYNWLTDFPSQEALESFYKRCIQNATRDLPCTCEFVESFVDDLIEACRVLSRREGHPQLEDCLGLGAAFEKWGTLHETQKFDILVPIIPPQGAMFVLEMRDPSLGHRCGSVLVESECMCKREKLLGDVLCLVHHHGDHSGLLNKCSSSIKAALCTGSHLDVCKTIQWFRNMVGNAWALVAHKYDFQLSLPPSTTSCKLRLDYRSGRFLSIQLVLGVQQEDTLVYLVSRAPDQEQLTSVDWPESFAACEHLFLKLVGRFAPENTCHLKCLQIILSLWNLQSLPQGASRPILTSYHFKTALMHLLLWLPLPDWQHSMLSQRLQDILWFLGRGLQQRSLHHFLIGNNFLPLTIPIPKKFRNAEPVNLFQHLVLNPMAHSQALEEFHNLLTRVKALPCTPLAGAH from the coding sequence ATGTATGTTGTTCACCACCCCTTGATGGTCAGTGACCGGATGGACCTGAGCACACTAGCCAGAAGTCGGCAGCTGGAGAAGCGCATGAGTGAGGAGATGCGCCAGTTAGAGAGAGAGTTTGAAGAGAGAAAGCGAGCAGCTGAGCagaagcagaaagcagagaaCTTCTGGAGAGGAGACACATCCAGAGACCAGTTAGTGCTGGAAAGGAAAGACATGGGGTGGCCATTCCAGGCCAAGGGCCAAGAAGGGCCACTGAGCTGGGTGCTGGGAAACCTGTGGAATGCTGgccttttttgcctttttcttatcTTCGAGCTTCTGCGACAGAACATGCAGCATGAACCGGCCTTTGATTCCAGCagtgatgatgaggaggaggaagtcCGGGTGGTGCCTGTCACCTCCTACAACTGGCTTACTGACTTCCCTTCGCAGGAGGCCCTGGAATCCTTTTACAAACGCTGTATCCAGAATGCCACCCGTGACCTGCCCTGCACCTGTGAGTTTGTGGAGAGCTTTGTGGATGACCTTATTGAAGCCTGTCGGGTGCTCAGCCGCCGGGAGGGTCACCCACAGCTGGAGGACTGCCTGGGCCTTGGGGCTGCCTTTGAGAAATGGGGAACCCTCCATGAGACCCAGAAATTTGATATCCTGGTACCCATTATCCCCCCTCAGGGTGCCATGTTTGTACTGGAGATGAGGGATCCATCCCTAGGCCATCGCTGTGGCAGTGTGCTGGTGGAGTCAGAATGCATGTGCAAACGTGAGAAGCTTCTGGGGGATGTGCTGTGCCTGGTGCACCACCATGGGGACCACTCAGGCCTCTTGAACAAGTGCAGCAGCTCCATCAAAGCAGCCCTCTGCACTGGCTCCCACCTGGACGTGTGCAAGACCATACAGTGGTTCCGGAACATGGTGGGCAATGCCTGGGCCCTTGTAGCCCACAAGTATGACTTTCAGCTCAGCCTCCCACCATCCACCACCTCCTGCAAGCTCAGGTTGGACTACCGCTCAGGCCGCTTTCTCTCTATCCAGTTGGTCCTGGGGGTGCAACAGGAAGACACCTTGGTCTACCTGGTGAGCCGGGCCCCCGACCAGGAACAGCTGACCAGTGTGGACTGGCCTGAGTCCTTTGCAGCCTGTGAACACTTGTTCCTGAAGCTGGTAGGGCGTTTTGCTCCAGAGAACACCTGTCACCTCAAGTGCCTCCAGATCATTTTAAGTCTCTGGAACCTTCAGAGCTTACCCCAGGGAGCATCCCGTCCCATCCTTACCTCTTACCACTTCAAAACAGCCCTCATGCACCTTTTGCTGTGGCTGCCCCTCCCAGACTGGCAGCACAGCATGCTCTCCCAGCGGCTCCAGGACATCCTTTGGTTCTTGGGCCGTGGCCTCCAGCAAAGATCCCTCCACCATTTCCTCATTGGTAACAACTTCCTGCCTCTGACCATCCCAATCCCTAAGAAATTTCGGAATGCTGAGCCTGTCAATCTCTTCCAACACCTGGTGCTAAACCCCATGGCACATTCACAGGCATTAGAAGAGTTCCACAACCTTCTGACCCGGGTGAAAGCTCTACCCTGTACCCCATTGGCTGGGGCACATTAA
- the ITPRIPL1 gene encoding inositol 1,4,5-trisphosphate receptor-interacting protein-like 1 isoform X1 has translation MAVISLLFLAVMYVVHHPLMVSDRMDLSTLARSRQLEKRMSEEMRQLEREFEERKRAAEQKQKAENFWRGDTSRDQLVLERKDMGWPFQAKGQEGPLSWVLGNLWNAGLFCLFLIFELLRQNMQHEPAFDSSSDDEEEEVRVVPVTSYNWLTDFPSQEALESFYKRCIQNATRDLPCTCEFVESFVDDLIEACRVLSRREGHPQLEDCLGLGAAFEKWGTLHETQKFDILVPIIPPQGAMFVLEMRDPSLGHRCGSVLVESECMCKREKLLGDVLCLVHHHGDHSGLLNKCSSSIKAALCTGSHLDVCKTIQWFRNMVGNAWALVAHKYDFQLSLPPSTTSCKLRLDYRSGRFLSIQLVLGVQQEDTLVYLVSRAPDQEQLTSVDWPESFAACEHLFLKLVGRFAPENTCHLKCLQIILSLWNLQSLPQGASRPILTSYHFKTALMHLLLWLPLPDWQHSMLSQRLQDILWFLGRGLQQRSLHHFLIGNNFLPLTIPIPKKFRNAEPVNLFQHLVLNPMAHSQALEEFHNLLTRVKALPCTPLAGAH, from the coding sequence ATGGCTGTGATAAGCCTTCTGTTCTTGGCAGTGATGTATGTTGTTCACCACCCCTTGATGGTCAGTGACCGGATGGACCTGAGCACACTAGCCAGAAGTCGGCAGCTGGAGAAGCGCATGAGTGAGGAGATGCGCCAGTTAGAGAGAGAGTTTGAAGAGAGAAAGCGAGCAGCTGAGCagaagcagaaagcagagaaCTTCTGGAGAGGAGACACATCCAGAGACCAGTTAGTGCTGGAAAGGAAAGACATGGGGTGGCCATTCCAGGCCAAGGGCCAAGAAGGGCCACTGAGCTGGGTGCTGGGAAACCTGTGGAATGCTGgccttttttgcctttttcttatcTTCGAGCTTCTGCGACAGAACATGCAGCATGAACCGGCCTTTGATTCCAGCagtgatgatgaggaggaggaagtcCGGGTGGTGCCTGTCACCTCCTACAACTGGCTTACTGACTTCCCTTCGCAGGAGGCCCTGGAATCCTTTTACAAACGCTGTATCCAGAATGCCACCCGTGACCTGCCCTGCACCTGTGAGTTTGTGGAGAGCTTTGTGGATGACCTTATTGAAGCCTGTCGGGTGCTCAGCCGCCGGGAGGGTCACCCACAGCTGGAGGACTGCCTGGGCCTTGGGGCTGCCTTTGAGAAATGGGGAACCCTCCATGAGACCCAGAAATTTGATATCCTGGTACCCATTATCCCCCCTCAGGGTGCCATGTTTGTACTGGAGATGAGGGATCCATCCCTAGGCCATCGCTGTGGCAGTGTGCTGGTGGAGTCAGAATGCATGTGCAAACGTGAGAAGCTTCTGGGGGATGTGCTGTGCCTGGTGCACCACCATGGGGACCACTCAGGCCTCTTGAACAAGTGCAGCAGCTCCATCAAAGCAGCCCTCTGCACTGGCTCCCACCTGGACGTGTGCAAGACCATACAGTGGTTCCGGAACATGGTGGGCAATGCCTGGGCCCTTGTAGCCCACAAGTATGACTTTCAGCTCAGCCTCCCACCATCCACCACCTCCTGCAAGCTCAGGTTGGACTACCGCTCAGGCCGCTTTCTCTCTATCCAGTTGGTCCTGGGGGTGCAACAGGAAGACACCTTGGTCTACCTGGTGAGCCGGGCCCCCGACCAGGAACAGCTGACCAGTGTGGACTGGCCTGAGTCCTTTGCAGCCTGTGAACACTTGTTCCTGAAGCTGGTAGGGCGTTTTGCTCCAGAGAACACCTGTCACCTCAAGTGCCTCCAGATCATTTTAAGTCTCTGGAACCTTCAGAGCTTACCCCAGGGAGCATCCCGTCCCATCCTTACCTCTTACCACTTCAAAACAGCCCTCATGCACCTTTTGCTGTGGCTGCCCCTCCCAGACTGGCAGCACAGCATGCTCTCCCAGCGGCTCCAGGACATCCTTTGGTTCTTGGGCCGTGGCCTCCAGCAAAGATCCCTCCACCATTTCCTCATTGGTAACAACTTCCTGCCTCTGACCATCCCAATCCCTAAGAAATTTCGGAATGCTGAGCCTGTCAATCTCTTCCAACACCTGGTGCTAAACCCCATGGCACATTCACAGGCATTAGAAGAGTTCCACAACCTTCTGACCCGGGTGAAAGCTCTACCCTGTACCCCATTGGCTGGGGCACATTAA